A genomic stretch from Sander vitreus isolate 19-12246 chromosome 17, sanVit1, whole genome shotgun sequence includes:
- the znf365 gene encoding protein ZNF365, which translates to MQQKLCSRGSGSFLLERNGQACGAVTTTATSCDLPFRCPRCGEQERFRSLASLRAHLEYRHSYRSPDVTPGGFSITGKLPDPLSAAIPWHDMSLPTRRGQQSAWRPPHVRSLSDSRDGECLRSYGSARRRTQSVGVGTQAEEEEDDDNEEEDEEEFGTEDEDVREEEDDEGDERDGGRNEEDVKKSDTCHHHLPFPPAAPRGNPPEPDPDVDLDLVEQNSYSGLETAAASAAVRRRLARILRAADSTMQRRLAKVSTELAQTDTELLCERAHSQHLAQERQEVADRERSLSRQVDVAVMVIATLREQLNASENELERREREVLTIQKFLEAAARQETCGKVRIQCFIENLLRRIALAERLVEYYQVNGSPQQCNHYKYQQPTDNGPRRITKSRSAGGQLSSSGLHDNRSHSSLQFGGCPLFSKPSSSGGGGGGSERDREREHRERLAQSSRLFCRPEHRDDIWNHQRRRSAGYEA; encoded by the exons ATGCAGCAGAAGTTGTGCTCCAGAGGTTCTGGCTCTTTCCTCTTGGAGAGGAACGGCCAGGCCTGCGGCGCCGTCACCACCACTGCCACCTCCTGCGACCTCCCCTTCCGCTGCCCCCGCTGTGGCGAACAGGAGCGCTTTCGCAGCTTGGCCTCACTCCGAGCCCATCTGGAGTACCGCCACTCGTACCGCTCGCCAGACGTGACCCCCGGCGGCTTCAGCATCACGGGCAAACTCCCCGACCCGTTGTCGGCGGCGATCCCCTGGCACGACATGAGCCTGCCGACCCGCAGGGGGCAGCAGAGCGCGTGGCGGCCGCCTCACGTCCGCTCCCTCAGTGACAGCAGAGACGGCGAGTGCCTCCGCTCGTACGGCTCTGCGAGGAGACGCACCCAGAGTGTCGGAGTCGGGACgcaggcggaggaggaggaggatgatgataaTGAGGAGGAAGACGAAGAGGAATTTGGGACAGAAGATGAAGAcgtgagagaagaggaggacgaTGAAGGTGATGAGCGAGATGGAGGTAGAAATGAGGAGGACGTCAAAAAGTCCGACACATGCCACCATCACCTGCCGTTCCCCCCTGCGGCTCCTCGAGGAAACCCGCCAGAACCGGACCCAGATGTTGACCTGGACCTGGTCG AGCAGAACTCGTACTCGGGTCTGGAGACGGCAGCAGCCTCGGCCGCGGTGCGTCGGCGGCTGGCCAGAATCCTGCGGGCGGCCGACAGCACCATGCAGCGCCGTCTGGCCAAGGTGAGCACGGAGCTCGCCCAGACGGACACGGAGCTGTTGTGTGAGCGCGCTCACTCGCAGCACCTGGCCCAGGAGAGGCAGGAGGTCGCCGACAGGGAGAGGTCGCTGAGCCGGCAGGTGGACGTGGCCGTCATGGTGATCGCCACGCTGAGGGAGCAGCTCAACGCCTCGGAGAACGAGCTGGAACGACGGGAGAG GGAGGTGCTAACCATCCAGAAGTTCCTGGAAGCGGCGGCTCGACAGGAGACGTGCGGTAAAGTTCGAATCCAGTGCTTCATCGAGAATCTGCTGCGACGCATCGCTCTGGCCGAGAGACTGGTGGAGTATTACCAGGTCAACGGCAGCCCGCAGCAGTGCAACCACTACAAG TACCAGCAGCCAACTGATAACGGACCTCGCAGAATCACTAAAAGCAG GTCAGCGGGAGGTCAGCTGTCCTCGTCTGGTCTCCACGACAACAGAAGCCACTCCTCCTTGCAGTTTGGCGGCTGTCCTCTGTTCTCCAAAcccagcagcagcggcggcggcggcggtggCAGCGAGCGAGACCGGGAGCGGGAGCACCGGGAGCGTCTGGCGCAGTCGTCCCGGCTGTTCTGCCGACCCGAACACAGAGACGACATCTGGAACCACCAGCGGCGCCGCTCCGCTGGGTACGAGGCGTAG